In Mammaliicoccus sp. Marseille-Q6498, the genomic stretch TTGGGCAGAATTTAATCAATCAGGTCATGATGAAAGGCTTATTCAATTATCTAATGGCAAGGTAGAAGGGTTTTTAGGTATTTGTATTCCGAATGAACAAGGTGTGGATTACTATATCGCAGTAAGTTCTGATGAAACTTCAAACGATTGGGAAAGTCAATTTATTCCTGGTGGTAAATATTTAGTCTTTCAAGCTAAAGGACCTGTCCCAGATGAAATTCAGAGGGTTACTAACGAAGCTTTTCAAACGATACAAAATTCCCCTAACTATGAATTACGCAAAGGTCCGGAAATAGAATTATATAGACCTGGTAACATTGATAGTCCAGAATATATTACTGATATTATGATTGCTATAAAATAGAAATTTTAGGAGGACTTTATATGTTACATTCAGCTTGGTTTAATTTACCTGTTGAGAATTTAGAAAAAAGCGCGGCGTTTTTTGAAGAAATAGGATTTGAAATTAATAGAAATCCAGATATGTTAGGAAAAATGATCGGGATTCAAGTATCAGACAGCTCAATCATCATTTTAATAGAAAAGTCTCACTTCGAAAAAATATCGCATAATCCAGTAAAGCCCGGAGCTAATGAAGTTATGATATCTCTTGGAGTAAAAGAAAATAAAGATGTAGATGAAATATTAGAAAAAGTCGAAGCATCTAATGGCAAAGTATTACAACATTCAACGAAACTAGAAGGTTATTATGGTGGCTTATTTGAAGATTTAGATGGTCATAAATTTAATTTGTTAGTTTGCTAATACGATATAAATAAAAAAAATCCCCTTCTCAATCGAGACTGGGGATCTTTTTTAATGTATTAATCATTATCTTTTCTTTCTTCATTTTTAATATAGTACGCTCCACCTAAAAGCCCAACAGGAATACCAATAATTGGTGTTGTAATCGCACTCAGTACAACTACAGCTATACCTATAATCGCTACATTTTCCCACGTAACTTTTAAATCTAATAAGTCTTCATAAGATTGCTTAATAAGATCTTTAACTTTCATAATACCAATCCCCTTTACGTTCTTATAACCATATTATAACAATATTCAAAAGAATTATCATAATGTTTTCGGGCCACTAATTTTATTTTGTGGACCGTATTTCTGTTTTTCGGGCCACTAATTATTTTTTGTGGACCGCATTTTGCGTTTTCGGGCCACTAATTTTATTTTGTGGACCGTATTTTGTATAGCGTGGCCCTCCTCCAATTATTTCTGGACCTATAAATTTTTTTATCGGTCCATATTTCTCATTTCTGGACCTATAATTTTTATTATCGGTCCATATTTCTCGTTTTCGGTCCGGTAATTTTATTTATCGGACCGTATTTCTCGTTTTCGGTCCGGTAATTTTATTTATCGGCCTGTATTTCTGTTTTTCGGTCCGGTAATTTTATTTATCGGACTGTATTTCTCGTTTTCGGTCCGGTAATTTTATTTATCGGCCTGTATTTCTGTTTTTCGGTCCGGTAATTTTATTTATCGGACCGTATTTCTCGTTTTCGGTCCGGTAATTTTATTTATCGGACCGTATTTCTCGTTTTCGGTCCGGTAATTTTATTTATCGGACCGTATTTCTCGTTTTCGGTCCGGTAATTTTATTTATCGGCCTGTATTTCTGTTTTACGGTCCGGTAATTTTATTTATCGGACTGTATTTCTCGTTTTCGGTCCGGTAATTTTATTTATCGGACCGTATTTTGTGTATCCAGGTCTCTATCAATAGCTATATTTCTTTTGCATTTAGATTACTATGTAAAGTTCCAAAGAAAGAATCGGATTATACTTAATTAGTAACGCACCTTTCGTAAAGTTTTTCTAAATAAAAAAACCACCAATTAAGGTGGCTAAATTACGCTTTATTAGAAATTTTCTTTGTTATAGTAAGTATCGAAATGATAAGTACAACGCCTATAACGGCTTTGAATACGTCGCTAACTGGTAGGTTCGGTACTAGTACAAATACGATTAATAGTACCACTATAAATCCAATAATGTTAATTGATTGTTTCCCCATGAAATACCTCCTATTATCTACTAGCTAGTTTCATATGCAAAATTATCTCCAACTCTTCGAAACCTAAGTTAATATCTTCTTCATAAATGCTTTCCTCTATTATTGAACACCTAAGTAAATACTTTGTTTTCTATAGTATGATTCTAATACAGCTTGGGATATCTCTTTATTATTAAACCATCTATTCTCTTTTGCATTATATCCTAAATCAATATAATGTAATTTAGTCGTGCAAATTGAATTATTATTTAAATCTTTTTTTACAGTTCCTCTACATAAAAATATATCTAATTTATTATTAGACATTTTTGATATGAACGCTTCGAAAAGTTTGTAGTATGGACTATGAATCCAGGCTATTATAGACTCTACACTAAAATCTTCATCCTCTATGAAATTTAAAAGGTTTATATAATCATTTATATTAGAAAAGTCTAGATAGCTATAATGTAAATTTTCAAAATTCCTGAATAACTTATCGTATTTTTCTATCTCTCTACTACATACAATGATTTCTTCACCAGACTCTAGCAAACGCTCAGTAGCTTCCATTAACATCCCTGAAGCACCAATTATTACAATTGCCATCTACACCAAATCCTTATGATTCATATTTACAATATATATGTAAGGTAATTGTCTTTGATATTTATCCTCTATTTCCCCTACCTCAAATTCAACCTCTATTCTACATTCTAGAATAATCATAACAGATTTTACACAAATTAATATTAATATATATGAATTATATCTATTTCTTCCATTTAAATAGTTGTTTTTTCACAATCATAGTGGCGTCTTTTAAATGAAAATTAAAAAGGGAGTGAGACAGAAATCTAAAATGTTAAATTAGATTTCGTCGTCTCACCCCCGCAAGGGTGACTAGATTTCTAAAAAGCTTGGTACAAGCGCATTTAGAAAACAGACACCTACTGCGTCTTCATACATTTAACCCAATAAATTAAAGCTAGGACATTTATGTCCCAGCCGCTTTATTGAATAAAACACTGTTTATTAACTAATCTCTATCTTAATTATCTTCTTCGTTATTCAGAACTTTACCATTTTTAGCGTCTATTGTAATTTCGTGTTTTGTTTTACCTTTTTGTAGATCTAAATCATATACTAATTTCCCATCATCTTTTGATAATGACCATTCTTTAACATCACCATCAAATTCTTTTTGTCCATTTTTAATTGCTTTTTTATAATCTATAGCATCACTATATTTAAAAGCTTCATTATTATTTACTGAATCTTCTTTTTCAGTTTCTTTATTGATTACTTTTTGACCTTTATCTTCTATAAGCACTTCTGATTCTTCACCATTTTTTTGTTGATCAATTTTATAAGCCCATTCTCCATTACTTTTTTCATAGGAAATACCTTTTAAGCTTTGACCACTATACTCTTTTTGAGCTTTTTTAATAGCGTCTTCTGGAGAGGTTTTAATTTTATCTACCTTTATCACTTGATTACTTGCTTTTGAACTCTCAGACTTTGTACTTGAATTACTTTCAGATGAGCTGTTACCACACGCAGTTAGTAATAACGCAGATACTGCTACAGTTGCTATACCTTTCGCTTTCATAAAAAAACCTCCTTATAATGATTATTTTAAATTACCCTATCATTTTAAGAACAAACTCTAAAACAAGAACATCTGATAAATACTTTTAATTTATATTAAAACACCGATTAAAATTTAATGATAATATAGTCATATAAATATATTTTTAATATAGAAGGTGACTTAATGGATTATAAAGTATCGTTTCAAATTCCTACAGTTGATGATTATTTTATGCTTGTAAAAAGTTGTAACTTAATCATCAAAGATAAAAAAGCTATAGAAATCGGATTAAAAAATGCTTTATTTAATATCACAATTTATGATGGTAACTCACTAATCGGTATGGGAAGAGTTGTTGGAGATGGCGCGACTGTTTTTCACATCGTGGATATAGCTGTTAGTCCAAACTATCAAAACAAAGGTTTAGGAAAAGTTATTATGAATCATATTATGTCTTATATCGACGACAATCGTTTTAAAGGAAGTTATGTGAATTTAATATCCGAAACACCTGCTAATTTTCTTTATGAAAAATATGGATTTAACTATGTAGACGAAACAACCCCTGCAATGTATATTGAATATTAAAAATTCAAAAAAGAAAAAGGAGAATGACTATGTTTATAGATAGACTCGATCATTTAGTATTAACTGTTTCAAGTATAGAAGACACAATACAATTTTACGAAAACGCACTTGGTATGGAAGCTATACATTTTGGTGAAGGTAGAACTGCTTTAAAATTCGGGAACCAGAAGATAAATTTACATCAAAAAGATAATGTTATTAAGCCTCACGCTCATAAACCTACATCCGGTTCAGCAGACCTTTGTTTTATTACAGAAGTATCAATAGAAGAAGTAGTTTCTCACTTACAAAGTTGTGAGGTCCAAATCGAATTAGGTCCAGTTACACGAACTGGAGCTCTTGGTGAAATTATTTCTGTATATTTAAGAGACCCTGATAACAACTTAATCGAAGTTTCAAATTACAAATAATAACACATTTCATTTTATCTACTTTCTTAAAAGACAATAATTAAGTAGTTAATTCATAACTCTCTTCAATCAAATCTTTAATCTGATTTATCGTGCTTATCTCTTTTAAATTAATGGTTATCCAATTAGATTTATCCATTTGATAAGCAGGATAAATTCCTTCTTTTTTTCTTAATGGTCCGATGAATTCTTTTCTAACTTTTAGATTTATAACATCAATCTTTTCATCTGTCTCTATGCCTATTTTATCGGAAGTAATATCCAAGATTAACCCAAACCATTTTCGATTTTCTTTATGTCTCAACGTTGCATAATTAGAATATTTCGCCCAAGGATAATCTGGAAATATTCCATATTCATTTTCAACAAAATCAAATACCTTTTCTCTAGTTAGCATTAAATCACCTTCTTTACTAATATTTTAGCATTATCATTATTCTTTCTTAAATTTATTATATTATTTGCGACATACTGTGCACCCAAAAATTAAAAACCCTCAACCATTGCGGTTGAGGGTTTATGTATGGAGACGGCGGGAGTTGAACCCGCGTCCAAGGATCCTGATACAGATGTTTCTACATGCTTAGTCTAGTCGTTAGCGTTTCGCGTTGTTTCTGGAGACAGACACCCCTAAACAACGCTAGTTCGATTAATCTCTTCTCATCAGACTTCAAACGGCAGTGATGAGCGTATCCTACTTAAAGTTGAATCACGTTAACAGCACATAGGCGATGCTGTTAGGTGATGCAGAGCGCTATTAGGCAGCTACTGCTAAGTTTTGTTGTTTGCCAGTTATTATAACTGTTGTGTTGATGACGAAGACAACCCTCCGACATGCTTCATAAGCTCTGGGACCCCTGTCGAATCCGTAACGTCCCCGAAATAAGAAATATACTTCTTTTAGCAGAAGTATATTTAATCTTAACAATTTTTTAATGATTAATCAATAGAATTGTTTAATAACGTTGCTTCATAGCTCTTTCTACGTCACGTTTTGCTTCTTTTTCTTTTAATGCATGACGTTTATCATAATCTCGTTTACCTTTTGCAACACCTAGCAATACTTTACAGTAACCGTGTTTAATGTAGAGTTTAAGTGGTATTAATGCATACCCTTTTTCTCTTGTAATACCAAAAAGTTTATCGATTTCTTTTCTTTTTAAAAGTAATTTTCGATTTCTTAATGGATCATGATTAAATCGGTTACCTTCTTCATATGGTGCGATATGCATGTTGTAAACGTACATTTCTCCGTTGTATACACGTGCATATGAATCCTTTAAGTTAGCACTACCTCGGCGAATGGATTTGATTTCTGTACCTTGTAGTACAATACCCGCTTCAACCGTATCTTCTATTGTATAATCATGGCTTGCTTTACGATTTTGAGCTAAAGGTTTACTCTGAACTTTTGGCACATCCATCACCTACTTTCTATTTTTTCTTACGTCTTGCTTTGTTTTTTACATTTTTTGCTTTGTAATAAGGCTTTTTATCTTTATTGCCTTGTTTACCTTTGCCTTTACCTTTGTTATTGAAATCTTTTTTATCTTTTTCTTGTGATGAGCCACGTTTTTTAGCTTTGATTGTTTTTTCTCTCGCTAAACGTTCTCTATTTTTTTCAGCTATTGGCATACCAACAATTTGGAAGTCTATCATTCTTTCGTCAACATTGACGTTAATGACTTTAACTTCAACTTTATCACCAATTCTGAATACTTTTGCTTGGCGTTCACCGATAATGGCCATGTTACGCTCATCAAAGTTATAGTAGTCATCTGTTAAGTTAGATATGTGTACCATACCTTCAATTGTGTTCTCTAGTTCAACAAACATACCAAAGTTAGCAACTGAACTAATGATACCAGTAAATACTTCTCCAACATGTTGAATCATATATTCTGATTTCTTCAGATCATCTGTGTCGCGTTCAGCGTCAATCGCTCTTCTTTCACGTTTAGAAGTGTGATCAGCGATATCTGGTAACATATCTTCCCAATGTCTAATTTGCTTACTATTCATAGATTTTTCAATTAAATATTTACGAATCAATCTATGTACAATTAAGTCAGGATATCTTCTAATTGGTGAAGTGAAATGTGTGTAATAATCAGCTGATAAACCGAAGTGACCTAAGTTATCTTCACTATATCTCGCTTGTTGCATACTTCTTAACATTAATGTAGCAATAACCATTTCTTCTTTTTGTCCGGCAACTTCTTCTACAATTTTTTGTAAAGTTGATGGATGAATATCTTCACTTGATCCTTTAACAGCAAGACCAAAGTTCGTAATAAATTCAAAGAACTTATTTAATCGTTCTGCTTTTGGATTTTCATGGACACGATATATGAAAGGTACTTCTAATTTGCTAAAGTGTTCTGCAATCGTTTCGTTAGCTGATAACATAAAGCTTTCTATTAATCTCTCAGCGTCATTTCTTTCTCTAACTTTAATGTCGTTAGGAATACCGTCTTCATCTACTAATACTTGTGCTTCTTTAATATCAAAATCAATTTCGCCACGACGTTTACGTTTTGCAATTAATTGTTTAGATAATTGTTGCGCTAAATCAAGCATTGGTGTAATTTCAGCATATTGATTTCTAATTTCTTGATCGCTATTTTCGATGATGCTGTTTACGTCAGTGTACGTCATTCTATAATCTGAATGAATCACACTTTCAAATATTTCATGTCTAACAACTTCACCTTGCTGATCAATTTCCATTCTACAACTTAAAGTAAGTCTATCTTCATTTGGATTTAATGAACAAATACCATTACTTAATCTGTGTGGAATCATTGGAATCACTCTATCAACTAAATAAACACTTGTTGCTCTATCATATGCTTCTTTATCTAGTTCACTGTTTTCCTTCACATAGTAACTCACATCAGCAATGCTAACTGTCAGTTCTGTAAGTCCATTATCTAATGCTTTTACTGATACGGCATCATCTAAGTCTTTTGCATCTGCACCATCTATCGTAATCGTTAATTCATCTCTTAAATCGCGTCTACCTTTAATCTCATTTGGATTAATTTGGTCTGGTACGTTTTCAGCTTCTTCGATTACGTTGTCTGGGAACTCGATATTAATGCCATGTTGATAAATGATAGATAAAATATCAACGCCTGGATCGTTTTTATGTCCAAGAATGGCTTTTACGTGTCCTTCAGGGTTATGCGTGCCATCAGCATATTCAGTAATTTCTACTAATACTTTATGACCTTCAATCGCACCTAAATTTTTACCTTTAGGAATGAATAAGTCTTGTGTAATACGTTTATCGTCAGGCAATACAAAACCAAAATGTTTAGCTTCTGTATAAGTACCTACAACTTGTGTGATATTACGTGTCGTAATCGCTTTAACTCTTCCTTCTATTTTACCTTTATGGTCACCACGAGAAGGCACGACTTCGACTAATACTTCGTCACCATCCATCGCTTTATTAATTTGATTTGGTGGAATGAATATATCTTCATGTGTATCGTCTTCAGGTCTTAAAAATGCAAAGCCTTTTTTATGTTGGCTTAATATGCCTTTAACTAAATCTGATTTTTCTCTTTTTCTCTTATATCTATCCGTCTTCGTTCTTTCTAGTTGACCCGTTTGTTCTAAATCAACTAGAACTTTAATTAATTCTTTAAATGAATCAGCGTTACTAAATCCTAATATATCTTGAAATTCACTTACTGTCATAGGATGGTATTCTTTATCATTGATAATTTGTTCAACTTCTTCTCTTAGATTCATAGTGGGCCTCCTTTCTTGTTTATATTATTGTGTGTATTATTCGGACCAATCTAATGATTCTAAGAATTGATATACGTCTTCAAATACTTTTTCTTTTTCTTGCCCAATTGTTATAACATGACCAGATTCTTCATACCATTTAATCGATTTGTCATCAGAAGATGATTCATTATATATGATATTAGCAGAATCAGGATTAATCATTTTATCTAGTTTCCCTTGTACGACAAATAAAGGATCAAATACTTCATCAACTTGATCTCTCACACTTTGAATTGTGGATTGCAATTCTGTCAAAGTGTCTGTCGGATGAAAATGTTTCATTTCTTCTTCAATTTGCTCAGGTGTTTTACCTTCGTATTTCTTGAATTCTTTTGCGTAATCTAACACGCCTTCAAACATTGTGCCCTCAGTCTTAATATACATTGGGGAACACATAGTTATAATACCTTTTACATCTCTATTTAAACTTAATTTTAAACTAAATACGCCACCTAAAGATAGACCAGCT encodes the following:
- a CDS encoding effector binding domain-containing protein codes for the protein MDYNVVTLEDLNVIGTKRSYTSDENVQQEIPKFWAEFNQSGHDERLIQLSNGKVEGFLGICIPNEQGVDYYIAVSSDETSNDWESQFIPGGKYLVFQAKGPVPDEIQRVTNEAFQTIQNSPNYELRKGPEIELYRPGNIDSPEYITDIMIAIK
- a CDS encoding glyoxalase, translated to MLHSAWFNLPVENLEKSAAFFEEIGFEINRNPDMLGKMIGIQVSDSSIIILIEKSHFEKISHNPVKPGANEVMISLGVKENKDVDEILEKVEASNGKVLQHSTKLEGYYGGLFEDLDGHKFNLLVC
- a CDS encoding VraH family protein, with protein sequence MKVKDLIKQSYEDLLDLKVTWENVAIIGIAVVVLSAITTPIIGIPVGLLGGAYYIKNEERKDND
- a CDS encoding PepSY domain-containing protein, with protein sequence MKAKGIATVAVSALLLTACGNSSSESNSSTKSESSKASNQVIKVDKIKTSPEDAIKKAQKEYSGQSLKGISYEKSNGEWAYKIDQQKNGEESEVLIEDKGQKVINKETEKEDSVNNNEAFKYSDAIDYKKAIKNGQKEFDGDVKEWSLSKDDGKLVYDLDLQKGKTKHEITIDAKNGKVLNNEEDN
- a CDS encoding GNAT family N-acetyltransferase, with product MDYKVSFQIPTVDDYFMLVKSCNLIIKDKKAIEIGLKNALFNITIYDGNSLIGMGRVVGDGATVFHIVDIAVSPNYQNKGLGKVIMNHIMSYIDDNRFKGSYVNLISETPANFLYEKYGFNYVDETTPAMYIEY
- a CDS encoding VOC family protein, with product MFIDRLDHLVLTVSSIEDTIQFYENALGMEAIHFGEGRTALKFGNQKINLHQKDNVIKPHAHKPTSGSADLCFITEVSIEEVVSHLQSCEVQIELGPVTRTGALGEIISVYLRDPDNNLIEVSNYK
- a CDS encoding MmcQ/YjbR family DNA-binding protein; the protein is MLTREKVFDFVENEYGIFPDYPWAKYSNYATLRHKENRKWFGLILDITSDKIGIETDEKIDVINLKVRKEFIGPLRKKEGIYPAYQMDKSNWITINLKEISTINQIKDLIEESYELTT
- the smpB gene encoding SsrA-binding protein SmpB: MPKVQSKPLAQNRKASHDYTIEDTVEAGIVLQGTEIKSIRRGSANLKDSYARVYNGEMYVYNMHIAPYEEGNRFNHDPLRNRKLLLKRKEIDKLFGITREKGYALIPLKLYIKHGYCKVLLGVAKGKRDYDKRHALKEKEAKRDVERAMKQRY
- the rnr gene encoding ribonuclease R, giving the protein MNLREEVEQIINDKEYHPMTVSEFQDILGFSNADSFKELIKVLVDLEQTGQLERTKTDRYKRKREKSDLVKGILSQHKKGFAFLRPEDDTHEDIFIPPNQINKAMDGDEVLVEVVPSRGDHKGKIEGRVKAITTRNITQVVGTYTEAKHFGFVLPDDKRITQDLFIPKGKNLGAIEGHKVLVEITEYADGTHNPEGHVKAILGHKNDPGVDILSIIYQHGINIEFPDNVIEEAENVPDQINPNEIKGRRDLRDELTITIDGADAKDLDDAVSVKALDNGLTELTVSIADVSYYVKENSELDKEAYDRATSVYLVDRVIPMIPHRLSNGICSLNPNEDRLTLSCRMEIDQQGEVVRHEIFESVIHSDYRMTYTDVNSIIENSDQEIRNQYAEITPMLDLAQQLSKQLIAKRKRRGEIDFDIKEAQVLVDEDGIPNDIKVRERNDAERLIESFMLSANETIAEHFSKLEVPFIYRVHENPKAERLNKFFEFITNFGLAVKGSSEDIHPSTLQKIVEEVAGQKEEMVIATLMLRSMQQARYSEDNLGHFGLSADYYTHFTSPIRRYPDLIVHRLIRKYLIEKSMNSKQIRHWEDMLPDIADHTSKRERRAIDAERDTDDLKKSEYMIQHVGEVFTGIISSVANFGMFVELENTIEGMVHISNLTDDYYNFDERNMAIIGERQAKVFRIGDKVEVKVINVNVDERMIDFQIVGMPIAEKNRERLAREKTIKAKKRGSSQEKDKKDFNNKGKGKGKQGNKDKKPYYKAKNVKNKARRKKK
- a CDS encoding carboxylesterase; protein product: MRIQLPKPFFFEEGKRAVLLLHGFTGNSSDVRQLGRYLQKKGYTSYAPHYEGHGRPPEEILESSPYVWFKDCLDAYDFLEEKGYTEIAVAGLSLGGVFSLKLSLNRDVKGIITMCSPMYIKTEGTMFEGVLDYAKEFKKYEGKTPEQIEEEMKHFHPTDTLTELQSTIQSVRDQVDEVFDPLFVVQGKLDKMINPDSANIIYNESSSDDKSIKWYEESGHVITIGQEKEKVFEDVYQFLESLDWSE